Below is a window of Streptomyces qaidamensis DNA.
GCATCGTCACCACCGAGGCCCCCATCCACGTCTCCAACGTCCAGCTGGTCGTGGAGAAGGACGGCAACAAGGTCGTGACCCGCGTCGGTTACCGCTTCGACGACGAAGGCAACAAGATCCGCGTTGCCAAGCGGACGGGTGAGGACATCTGATGACGACCACCACCAGCCCGCGTCTGAAGCAGAAGTACCGTGAGGAGATCACGGGCAAGCTGCGTGACGAGTTCAAGTACGAGAACGTCATGCAGATCCCCGGTCTCGTCAAGATCGTGGTCAACATGGGTGTGGGCGACGCCGCCCGCGACTCCAAGCTGATCGAGGGCGCCATCCGCGACCTCACCACGATCACCGGTCAGAAGCCGGCCGTCACCAAGGCCCGCAAGTCCATCGCGCAGTTCAAGCTGCGTGAGGGCCAGCCGATCGGTGCCCACGTCACGCTCCGTGGCGACCGCATGTGGGAGTTCCTGGACCGCACCCTGTCGCTCGCGCTGCCGCGCATCCGCGACTTCCGCGGCCTGTCCCCCAAGCAGTTCGACGGCCGTGGCAACTACACCTTCGGTCTCACGGAGCAGGTCATGTTCCACGAGATCGACCAGGACAAGATCGACCGCACCCGGGGTATGGACATCACCGTGGTGACCACGGCGACCAACGACGCTGAGGGCCGCGCGCTCCTTCGTCACCTCGGCTTCCCCTTCAAGGAGGCGTGAGCGAGATGGCGAAGAAGGCTCTGATCGCTAAGGCTGCTCGCAAGCCCAAGTTCGGTGTGCGTGGCTACACCCGCTGCCAGCGCTGCGGCCGCCCGCACTCCGTGTACCGCAAGTTCGGCCTCTGCCGCGTGTGCCTTCGTGAGATGGCTCACCGTGGCGAGCTGCCGGGCGTGACCAAGAGCTCCTGGTAATCCCCCTTATAGGGATTCGCAGGGCTCTCGGTAAGCACGTAGGGGTGGCAGGACGCCCGGCCCGCATGGCTTAGGCTTGTGGGGTTGGGCGTCTGCCGCCGCCCTTACATCGCGGACAACTGTCCGCTCATTGAATGCTTACTACGCCGTAGGTCCACCGCGCCGCACCCGTCCCGTCTCGGATCGGGGAGAGGGATGGCGCACCAGGAAACCCCGGCGAGAGAGGCCGAAGGCCAATTCATGACCATGACTGATCCGATCGCAGACATGCTGACCCGTCTGCGGAACGCGAACTCGGCATACCACGACTCCGTGACGATGCCGGCATCGAAGATCAAGTCGCACATCGCGGAGATCCTCCAGCAGGAGGGCTTCATCACGGGCTGGAAGGTCGAGGACGCCGAGGTCGGCAAGAACCTCGTCCTGGAGCTGAAGTTCGGCCCCAACCGTGAGCGCTCCATCGCGGGCATCAAGCGGATCTCCAAGCCCGGTCTCCGGGTGTACGCGAAGTCCACCAACCTGCCGAAGGTTCTGGGCGGCCTGGGCGTGGCCATCATCTCCACGTCGCACGGGCTCCTGACCGACAAGCAGGCGCAGAAGAAGGGCGTGGGTGGGGAAGTCCTCGCCTACGTCTGGTAATTCGGGAACGGAGGAGAGACAGCAATGTCGCGTATCGGCAAGCTCCCCATCCCGGTTCCCGCCGGCGTGGACGTCACCATCGACGGCCGTACGGTCGCGGTCAAGGGCCCCAAGGGCGAACTGACCCACACCGTCATCGCGCCGATCGACATCGCGAAGGCCGAGGACGGCACCCTTCAGGTGCTGCGGCCGAACGACGAGCGGCAGAGCAAGGCCCTGCACGGCCTGTCCCGCACGCTGGTGGCGAACATGATCACCGGTGTGACCCAGGGATACGTCAAGAAGCTCGAAATCAGCGGTGTCGGTTACCGTGTCGTGGCCAAGGGCTCCAACCTGGAGTTCTCCCTGGGCTACAGCCACCCGATCCTGGTCGAGGCCCCCGCGGGCATCACCTTCAAGGTGGAGTCCCCGACCCGTTTCTCGGTCGAGGGCATCGACAAGCAGAAGGTCGGCGAGGTTGCGGCCAACATCCGCAAGCTGCGCAAGCCCGACCCGTACAAGGCCAAGGGCGTCAAGTACGAGGGCGAAGTCATCCGCCGCAAGGTCGGAAAGGCGGGTAAGTAAGCCATGGCATACGGACAGAAGATCCTTAAGGGCGACGCCTACAAGCGCGCCGCGATCAAGCGCCGCCACATCCGGATCCGTAAGCACATCAACGGTACGGCGGAGCGTCCGCGTCTGGTCGTTACCCGCTCGAACCGCCACATCGTGGCCCAGGTGATCGACGACATCAAGGGTCACACCCTTGCGTCGGCGTCCACCCTGGACACGTCGATCCGCGGTGGCGAGGGCGACAAGTCCGCGCAGGCCAAGCAGGTCGGCGCCCTGGTCGCCGAGCGCGCCAAGGCCGCCGGTGTCGAGGCCGTCGTGTTCGACCGTGGTGGTAACCAGTACGCGGGGCGCATCGCCGCCCTGGCGGACGCCGCCCGCGAGGCCGGACTCAAGTTCTGAGTCGGTTCCGTAGCTAGCGGAAACAGAGAGAGGTAATTCCAATGGCTGGACCCCAGCGCCGCGGTGGCGGTGCCGGTGGCGGCGAGCGGCGGGACCGGAAGGGCCGTGACGGCGGCGCTGCTGCCGCCGAGAAGACCGCGTACGTTGAGCGCGTTGTCGCGATCAACCGCGTCGCCAAGGTTGTGAAGGGTGGTCGTCGCTTCAGCTTCACCGCGCTGGTCGTGGTGGGCGACGGTGACGGCACCGTGGGTGTCGGATACGGCAAGGCCAAGGAGGTGCCGGCCGCCATCGCCAAGGGTGTTGAGGAGGCCAAGAAGCACTTCTTCAAGGTCCCCCGCATCCAGGGCACCATCCCGCACCCCATCCAGGGTGAGAAGGCTGCCGGCGTCGTGCTCCTGAAGCCCGCGTCGCCCGGTACCGGTGTTATCGCCGGTGGTCCGGTGCGTGCCGTGCTCGAGTGCGCCGGTATCCACGACGTGCTGTCGAAGTCGCTCGGCTCCGACAACGCGATCAACATCGTGCACGCGACCGTGGCGGCCCTGAAGGGCCTGCAGCGTCCCGAGGAGATCGCGGCCCGCCGTGGTCTGCCGCTCGAGGACGTCGCCCCCGCGGCTCTTCTCCGTGCGCGTGCCGGGGCGGGTGCGTAATCATGGCGCAGCTCAAGATTACGCAGGTCAAGTCCTACATCGGCAGCAAGCAGAACCACCGTGACACCCTGCGTTCCCTTGGTCTCAAGGGCATCAACACGCAGGTCGTCAAGGAGGACCGCCCCGAGTTCCGCGGCATGGTGCACACCGTCCGCCACCTCGTGACGGTCGAGGAGGTCGACTGATCATGGCGGAGAACAACCCGCTCAAGATCCACAACCTCCGTCCCGCCCCGGGCGCCAAGACCGCGAAGACCCGTGTCGGTCGTGGTGAGGCGTCGAAGGGTAAGACGGCCGGTCGTGGTACCAAGGGCACGAAGGCCCGTTACCAGGTTCCGGAGCGCTTCGAGGGTGGCCAGATGCCCCTCCACATGCGTCTCCCGAAGCTGAAGGGCTTCAAGAACCCGTTCAAGACCGAGTTCCAGGTCGTGAACCTCGACAAGCTGGCCGCGCTCTACCCCGAGGGTGGCGAGGTCACCGTCGAGGGTCTGGTGGCCAAGGGGGCCGTTCGCAAGAACAGCCTCGTCAAGGTCCTCGGCCAGGGCGAGATCTCCGTGGCGCTGCAGGTGACGGTCGATGCCGTCTCCGGCTCCGCCAAGGAGAAGATCACCGCCGCCGGCGGTTCCGTCACCGAGCTCGTCTGAACACCACAGGCGTCTCGATGACCTGAGCGATCCCGACCGGGGATACCCCACAAATGGGGTATCCCCGGTTGGTCGTTCCTAGGGCGGCAGTCTCGCCGGTAAGGTGGCCTGCACTGCCCACTTTTCACTGGGTGCTTCACTTCGGGCACTCACAGCGGCAGTTGACCGTTACCTATTCGTCGAACCTCAAGACCGTCACCCTTGACGCAGTTGCGCGGGGGTCGCAGGAGGCACCGTGCTCACCGCGTTCGCCCGGGCGTTCAAGACGCCCGACCTGCGCAAGAAGCTGCTCTTCACGCTCGGCATCATCGTGGTCTACCGGGTCGGTACGCACATCCCGATCCCAGGTGTCGATTACCGGAACGTCCAGACGTGTATCGATAACGCCCAGGCCAACCAGGGCATCTTCGGCCTGGTGAACATGTTCAGCGGCGGCGCGCTGCTGCAGATCACGATCTTCGCGCTGGGCATCATGCCGTACATCACGGCGAGCATCATTCTGCAGCTGCTGACCGTGGTGATTCCGCGTCTGGAAGCCCTGAAGAAGGAGGGCCAGGCCGGTACGGCGAAGATCACGCAGTACACCCGTTACCTGACGATCGCCCTCGCCATCCTTCAGGGCACCGGCCTCGTCGCCACCGCCCGCAGCGGCGCTCTCTTCACGGGCTGCCCGGTGGCCAGCCAGATCGTCCCCGACCAGTCGATCTTCGTCACCATCACCATGGTCATCACCATGACCGCCGGTACGGCGGCCGTGATGTGGCTCGGCGAGCTCATCACCGACCGCGGCATCGGCAACGGCATGTCGATCCTGATGTTCATCTCGATCGCGGCCACCTTCCCGTCCGCCCTGTGGGCGATCAAGACGCAGGGCTCCCTGGCCGGCGGCTGGATCGAGTTCGGCACGGTCATCCTGGTCGGCTTCGCCATGGTCGGCCTGGTGGTCTTCGTCGAGCAGGCCCAGCGCCGAATCCCGGTGCAGTACGCCAAGCGCATGATCGGCCGCCGTTCCTACGGCGGTACGTCCACCTACATCCCGCTCAAGGTGAACCAGGCGGGTGTGATCCCCGTCATCTTCGCCTCGTCGCTGCTCTACATCCCGGCGCTGATCGCTCAGTTCGCCGGAGGCACCTCGGGCTGGAAGACCTGGATCGAGCAACACTTCGTCAAGGGCGACCACCCGTACTACATCATCACGTACTTCCTGTTGATCGTTTTCTTCGCGTTCTTCTATGTGGCGATCTCCTTCAACCCCGAGGAAGTCGCCGACAACATGAAGAAGTATGGTGGCTTCATCCCGGGCATCCGGGCTGGCCGACCGACCGCTGAGTACCTGTCGTACGTGCTCAACCGGATCACCTGGCCGGGTTCGCTGTACCTGGGGCTGATCGCTCTCGTGCCGACGATGGCGTTGGCTGGTTTCGGGGCAAACCAGAACTTCCCGTTCGGCGGGACCAGCATCCTGATCATCGTGGGTGTCGGTCTCGAGACCGTGAAGCAGATCGAGAGCCAGCTCCAGCAGCGCAATTACGAAGGGTTCCTCCGCTGATGCGTATCGTCCTCGTCGGGCCGCCGGGTGCCGGTAAGGGAACGCAGGCCGCGTTCCTGGCCAGAAACCTGTCGATCCCGCACATCTCCACGGGCGACCTGTTCCGGGCCAACATCAGCCGGCAGACGGAACTCGGCAAACTGGCGAAGTCCTACATGGACGCGGGCAATCTCGTGCCCGACGAGGTCACCATCGCGATGGCGAAGGACCGCATGGAGCAGCCGGACGCCGAGAACGGTTTCCTGCTGGACGGCTTCCCCCGCAACGTGTCGCAGGCCGAGGCGCTCGACGAGCTCCTCGAGACCGAGAGCATGCAGCTCGACGCGGTGCTGGATCTGGAGGTCCCCGAGGACGAGGTGGTCAAGCGCATCGCCGGCCGCCGCATCTGCCGTAACGACTCCTCGCACGTCTTCCACGTGACGTACAAGCAGCCGGCCAAGGACGGCGTCTGTGACGTCTGCGGCGGTGAGCTGTACCAGCGCGACGACGACTCCGAGGAGACGGTCCGGACGCGCCTGGAGGTCTACCACACCCAGACCGAGCCGATCATCGACTACTACAAGGCCCAGGGCCTGGTGGTCACGATCTCGGCGCTCGGCAAGGTGGAGGACGTCACGACCCGCGCCATGGAGGCGCTGAAGCGTGACGAGGGCGACAAGTAGTCGTCCGTACGCAGCTACGGCCGCGGTTCCCCTCGGGGAGCCGCGGCTGCTGTGTGGGTGGGGCCGGTCGCGCGGCCCCGTATCGTTGAAGGCGTTCGTTGTCGCCGAAGGTCCAGAAAGGCCGTAGCTCCCATGGTGCAGATCAAAAGCCCCGAGCAGATCGCCAAGATGCGTGAGGCGGGGCTGGTCGTCGCCGCCATTCACGCGGCGACCCGTGAGGCCGCCGTACCCGGGGCCACGACGAAGGATCTGGACCAGGTCGCCCGCAAGGTCCTCGCCGAGCACAACGCCAAGCCGAACTTCCTCGGCTACGGCGGCTTCCCGGCGACGATCTGCACGTCGGTGAACGAGGTCGTCGTCCACGGCATCCCGTCCGACGACGTCGTCCTCAAGGACGGCGACGTCATCTCCATCGACTGCGGCGCGATCATCGACGGCTGGCACGGCGACGCGGCCTTCACGGCCTTCGTGGGGTCCGGTCACTCCCCGGAGCTGGTCGAGCTCTCCCGGGTGACCGAGGAGTCGATGTGGGCCGGCATCGCCGCGATGAAGCAGGGCAACCGCCTGGTCGACGTCTCCCGGGCCATCGAGACGTACATCCGCCGCCAGCCCAAGCCGGGCGGCGGCAAGTACGGGATCATCGAGGACTACGGCGGCCACGGCATCGGCACCGAGATGCACATGGACCCGCACCTGCTGAACTACGTCGACCGGCGGCGCGGCAAGGGCCCGAAGCTGGTGCCCGGCTTCTGCCTCGCGATCGAGCCGATGGTGTCGCTGGGGACGCCGAAGACGGAGGTCCTCCAGGACGACTGGACCGTCATCACGACGGACGGCACGTGGTCGTCGCACTGGGAGCACTCCGTCGCTCTGACGGAGGAGGGGCCGCTCGTGCTGACGGCTCCCGACGGGGGCAAGGCGAAGCTCGCCGAGCTGGGGATCGTTGCCGCGCCGGATCCGCTGGGCTGAGTGCCGCCCCCTCCGGGGTGGACGGTCGAGCCGTCCGGCGGCTGCGGGTTCGTCGTGGTTGTTCGCGCCCACGCGGCGGAGCCGCATGTCGACACAGCCCCGCGCCCCTGATGGGGCGCTTAAAGCCCGGCCCGGTGGGGCAGACTTCCTCGATTCGTGTTTCCGGGAGCCCTGTCGTAGACTGACTCGTCGGCTCTTGTGTACCCGCATGCCTGCATGCGCCCCGCACAGAGTCGATCAAGGTAGTCGATTCGAAGGGCGAAGCGTGGCCAAGAAGCAAGGTGCCATCGAGATCGAGGGCACTGTCGTCGAGTCTCTTCCGAACGCCATGTTCAAGGTCGAGCTCCAGAACGGCCACCAGGTCCTGGCACACATCAGCGGCAAGATGCGCATGCACTACATCCGCATCCTCCCTGACGACCGGGTCGTGGTGGAGCTGTCTCCGTACGACCTCACCCGTGGCCGGATCGTCTACCGCTACAAGTAGATCTTGCCTGTGC
It encodes the following:
- the map gene encoding type I methionyl aminopeptidase, translating into MVQIKSPEQIAKMREAGLVVAAIHAATREAAVPGATTKDLDQVARKVLAEHNAKPNFLGYGGFPATICTSVNEVVVHGIPSDDVVLKDGDVISIDCGAIIDGWHGDAAFTAFVGSGHSPELVELSRVTEESMWAGIAAMKQGNRLVDVSRAIETYIRRQPKPGGGKYGIIEDYGGHGIGTEMHMDPHLLNYVDRRRGKGPKLVPGFCLAIEPMVSLGTPKTEVLQDDWTVITTDGTWSSHWEHSVALTEEGPLVLTAPDGGKAKLAELGIVAAPDPLG
- the secY gene encoding preprotein translocase subunit SecY gives rise to the protein MLTAFARAFKTPDLRKKLLFTLGIIVVYRVGTHIPIPGVDYRNVQTCIDNAQANQGIFGLVNMFSGGALLQITIFALGIMPYITASIILQLLTVVIPRLEALKKEGQAGTAKITQYTRYLTIALAILQGTGLVATARSGALFTGCPVASQIVPDQSIFVTITMVITMTAGTAAVMWLGELITDRGIGNGMSILMFISIAATFPSALWAIKTQGSLAGGWIEFGTVILVGFAMVGLVVFVEQAQRRIPVQYAKRMIGRRSYGGTSTYIPLKVNQAGVIPVIFASSLLYIPALIAQFAGGTSGWKTWIEQHFVKGDHPYYIITYFLLIVFFAFFYVAISFNPEEVADNMKKYGGFIPGIRAGRPTAEYLSYVLNRITWPGSLYLGLIALVPTMALAGFGANQNFPFGGTSILIIVGVGLETVKQIESQLQQRNYEGFLR
- the rplF gene encoding 50S ribosomal protein L6; this encodes MSRIGKLPIPVPAGVDVTIDGRTVAVKGPKGELTHTVIAPIDIAKAEDGTLQVLRPNDERQSKALHGLSRTLVANMITGVTQGYVKKLEISGVGYRVVAKGSNLEFSLGYSHPILVEAPAGITFKVESPTRFSVEGIDKQKVGEVAANIRKLRKPDPYKAKGVKYEGEVIRRKVGKAGK
- the rpsH gene encoding 30S ribosomal protein S8; its protein translation is MTMTDPIADMLTRLRNANSAYHDSVTMPASKIKSHIAEILQQEGFITGWKVEDAEVGKNLVLELKFGPNRERSIAGIKRISKPGLRVYAKSTNLPKVLGGLGVAIISTSHGLLTDKQAQKKGVGGEVLAYVW
- a CDS encoding type Z 30S ribosomal protein S14 produces the protein MAKKALIAKAARKPKFGVRGYTRCQRCGRPHSVYRKFGLCRVCLREMAHRGELPGVTKSSW
- the rpsE gene encoding 30S ribosomal protein S5 is translated as MAGPQRRGGGAGGGERRDRKGRDGGAAAAEKTAYVERVVAINRVAKVVKGGRRFSFTALVVVGDGDGTVGVGYGKAKEVPAAIAKGVEEAKKHFFKVPRIQGTIPHPIQGEKAAGVVLLKPASPGTGVIAGGPVRAVLECAGIHDVLSKSLGSDNAINIVHATVAALKGLQRPEEIAARRGLPLEDVAPAALLRARAGAGA
- the rpmD gene encoding 50S ribosomal protein L30 yields the protein MAQLKITQVKSYIGSKQNHRDTLRSLGLKGINTQVVKEDRPEFRGMVHTVRHLVTVEEVD
- a CDS encoding adenylate kinase, translated to MRIVLVGPPGAGKGTQAAFLARNLSIPHISTGDLFRANISRQTELGKLAKSYMDAGNLVPDEVTIAMAKDRMEQPDAENGFLLDGFPRNVSQAEALDELLETESMQLDAVLDLEVPEDEVVKRIAGRRICRNDSSHVFHVTYKQPAKDGVCDVCGGELYQRDDDSEETVRTRLEVYHTQTEPIIDYYKAQGLVVTISALGKVEDVTTRAMEALKRDEGDK
- the rplO gene encoding 50S ribosomal protein L15, yielding MAENNPLKIHNLRPAPGAKTAKTRVGRGEASKGKTAGRGTKGTKARYQVPERFEGGQMPLHMRLPKLKGFKNPFKTEFQVVNLDKLAALYPEGGEVTVEGLVAKGAVRKNSLVKVLGQGEISVALQVTVDAVSGSAKEKITAAGGSVTELV
- the rplE gene encoding 50S ribosomal protein L5 — its product is MTTTTSPRLKQKYREEITGKLRDEFKYENVMQIPGLVKIVVNMGVGDAARDSKLIEGAIRDLTTITGQKPAVTKARKSIAQFKLREGQPIGAHVTLRGDRMWEFLDRTLSLALPRIRDFRGLSPKQFDGRGNYTFGLTEQVMFHEIDQDKIDRTRGMDITVVTTATNDAEGRALLRHLGFPFKEA
- the rplR gene encoding 50S ribosomal protein L18 produces the protein MAYGQKILKGDAYKRAAIKRRHIRIRKHINGTAERPRLVVTRSNRHIVAQVIDDIKGHTLASASTLDTSIRGGEGDKSAQAKQVGALVAERAKAAGVEAVVFDRGGNQYAGRIAALADAAREAGLKF
- the infA gene encoding translation initiation factor IF-1, which translates into the protein MAKKQGAIEIEGTVVESLPNAMFKVELQNGHQVLAHISGKMRMHYIRILPDDRVVVELSPYDLTRGRIVYRYK